In one window of Acanthopagrus latus isolate v.2019 chromosome 15, fAcaLat1.1, whole genome shotgun sequence DNA:
- the rgs17 gene encoding regulator of G-protein signaling 17 yields the protein MPRSVSGVEMRKRQAAHIEAPPQAPGQPRPNTCCLCWCGCCKCLWNEDRMERSERQTCTKMDSIEATEEQHASLEEVLSWSRSFELMLRSLEGREVFREFLRSEYSEDNLLFWLACEDLKKETNSTVVDEKARIIYEDYVSILSPKEVSLDSRVREGINQTLAEPSNLMYEEAQFQIYTLMHRDSFPRFLNSSVYRDLLANRRRACLDT from the exons ATG CCCCGCAGTGTGAGTGGAGTGGAGATGAGAAAAAGGCAGGCGGCACACATCGAGGCCCCTCCCCAGGCCCCTGGACAGCCCCGACCCAacacctgctgcctctgctggtGCGGCTGCTGCAAGTGTCTCTG GAATGAAGACAGGATGGAGAGGAGTGAACGACAGACCTGCACCAAGATGGACAGTATTGAAGCTACAGAAGAACA ACACGCCAGTCTAGAGGAGGTGCTTTCATGGTCACGGAGTTTTGAGTTGATGCTGCGCTCGTTGGAGGGCCGGGAGGTCTTCCGAGAGTTCCTGCGCTCTGAGTACAGCGAGGACAACCTGCTTTTCTGGTTGGCCTGTGAAGATCTGAAAAAGGAGACGAATTCCACCGTGGTGGATGAGAAAGCCAGGATCATATACGAAGACTACGTGTCCATATTGTCACCCAAAGAG GTGAGTCTGGACTCACGAGTAAGAGAAGGAATCAACCAGACCCTGGCGGAGCCCAGCAACCTGATGTACGAGGAGGCCCAGTTCCAGATCTACACCCTGATGCACCGCGACTCCTTCCCCCGTTTCCTCAACTCCTCCGTTTACAGAGACCTCCTGGCCAACAGGAGGCGCGCCTGTCTCGACACCTAG